One Pseudomonas tolaasii NCPPB 2192 genomic window carries:
- a CDS encoding antiterminator Q family protein: MAFTPTFKERTAEDLLEHWGRWVVLGSGVSCCGSRENTVLSPMITDDDALLIDGLMGRLLKRYPECGQVLMKYYTTRDSSLMEVGKKMGFGEEKTRGLWKAGIAWIDGALDIRRQAA, from the coding sequence ATGGCCTTCACACCGACATTTAAAGAGCGCACCGCCGAGGATCTGCTGGAGCATTGGGGCCGCTGGGTGGTCCTTGGATCGGGCGTGTCTTGCTGCGGGTCACGCGAGAACACCGTCCTGTCACCGATGATCACTGATGACGACGCGCTGCTGATTGATGGGCTGATGGGCCGTCTGCTCAAGCGCTATCCCGAATGCGGCCAGGTGTTGATGAAGTACTACACCACCCGCGACAGTTCGCTGATGGAGGTTGGCAAGAAAATGGGCTTCGGCGAAGAGAAGACGCGTGGACTTTGGAAGGCCGGTATTGCCTGGATTGATGGGGCTTTAGATATCCGGCGTCAGGCAGCTTGA
- a CDS encoding phage holin, lambda family yields MPNMPDKPDTWALMLAWLSQHAPILYPAGLSFAMAVLRITYGGGSRRQMLLEGVLCGGLTLTIISGLEFFGLPQSMATFVGGWVGFLGVEKIRSIADRVTDFKLPTRTP; encoded by the coding sequence ATGCCGAACATGCCAGATAAGCCAGACACCTGGGCATTGATGCTTGCGTGGCTGAGCCAGCATGCGCCGATCCTTTACCCGGCGGGGCTGTCCTTCGCCATGGCCGTGTTGCGCATCACCTACGGTGGTGGGTCGCGTCGCCAGATGCTGCTGGAAGGCGTGCTATGCGGTGGCCTGACCCTGACCATCATCAGCGGCCTGGAGTTCTTCGGGTTGCCGCAAAGCATGGCCACCTTCGTCGGTGGTTGGGTTGGCTTCCTCGGTGTTGAGAAGATTCGGTCGATTGCTGATCGGGTCACAGACTTCAAACTGCCGACCAGGACGCCATGA
- a CDS encoding HNH endonuclease, translating to MLTRNPRYCDDHADIGKSAEAKRRERQRETSAQRGYSYKWQQARKAYLAKHPLCAECERQGLVVAATDLDHIVPHKGDKAVFWDSSNWQALCHPCHSRKTASEDGGWGNPSRNRSN from the coding sequence GTGTTGACCCGAAACCCACGCTACTGCGACGACCACGCAGACATCGGCAAGAGCGCTGAGGCCAAGCGCCGCGAGCGGCAGCGCGAGACCAGCGCTCAGCGTGGGTACAGCTACAAGTGGCAGCAGGCCCGCAAGGCTTACCTGGCCAAGCACCCGCTTTGTGCTGAGTGCGAGCGGCAGGGCTTGGTGGTCGCGGCCACTGATCTTGACCACATCGTTCCTCACAAAGGTGACAAGGCCGTGTTCTGGGACAGCTCGAACTGGCAAGCCCTTTGTCATCCCTGTCACAGCAGGAAGACGGCGTCCGAGGACGGCGGCTGGGGCAATCCATCGAGAAATCGTTCGAATTGA
- a CDS encoding phage terminase small subunit P27 family — MGGTATVAGRGRKPKPTAQKKLAGNPGKRALNHDEPQFTAVTNIDPPDWLSERAATMWKMLIPELLREKVVALTDLHNVEAFCSAYDKWRMSEEAVQKFGIVVASAQGSPMKNPALTAANESMRQLVTFGSLLGLDPASRTRIIGGNKQASTNEFAQLLSS; from the coding sequence ATGGGAGGCACCGCCACGGTCGCCGGCCGTGGTCGCAAACCCAAGCCGACGGCCCAGAAAAAACTTGCTGGGAACCCCGGAAAGCGGGCACTCAATCATGATGAGCCTCAGTTCACCGCCGTCACAAACATCGACCCGCCGGACTGGCTGAGCGAGCGCGCGGCCACCATGTGGAAGATGCTTATTCCTGAATTACTCCGGGAAAAAGTTGTTGCGCTTACCGATTTGCACAACGTTGAGGCGTTCTGTTCCGCCTATGACAAGTGGCGCATGTCCGAAGAGGCCGTCCAGAAATTCGGGATCGTCGTGGCTTCTGCCCAGGGCAGCCCTATGAAGAACCCCGCACTTACTGCGGCGAACGAATCGATGCGCCAACTGGTCACCTTTGGCTCACTGCTCGGCCTCGATCCGGCGAGCCGGACGCGGATCATCGGCGGCAACAAGCAAGCCTCAACCAATGAGTTCGCTCAACTACTGAGTTCCTAA
- a CDS encoding terminase large subunit, which produces MTKAPHANVDKAMAWGRSVLRGKVPACRYIHQAVQRHFDDVAASRKRGFRFKFDLAKAEKKLKLIQLLPHTKGEWAFKRQLITLEGWQLFGLAVTFGWVKKKGGHRRFRESYWEVPRKNGKSVVAGGVGISMFVADGEFGAEVYSGATTEKQAWEVFRPAKLMVTKSPMLVQAAGIEVNASNMNIPSDFSRFEPLIGNPGDGASPSCAIVDEYHEHPTSAQYDTMLTGMGARRQPLMFIITTAGADIEGPCYDKRRQVIEMLEGTVPDEELFGWIWTLDEGDDWTDPKMLAKANPNHGVSVFQEYLESQQARAIRSARFTNTFKTKHLNLWVSAKSGFFNMESWKACEDTSLTLEQFEGQEWIAGFDLARKLDMNSRARLFWRVIDGKVHYYSVAPKFWVPYDTAFDTDNKRMSERFQAWIHSKHLAVTDGAEVDYREILEDTKEANHLAPIRECPIDPHGATGLSHDLDDEGFEPVTITQNYTNMSDPMKELEAAIEAGRFHHDGNPIMTWCIGNVIGKNLPGNDDVVRPIKQGDDNKIDGAVALIMTIGRVLANLHPDDTLSDHITKHGIRTL; this is translated from the coding sequence ATGACCAAAGCCCCGCACGCCAACGTCGACAAGGCAATGGCTTGGGGGCGGTCCGTTCTTCGTGGGAAGGTGCCGGCCTGCCGCTACATTCACCAGGCCGTGCAGCGCCACTTCGACGATGTGGCGGCCAGCCGCAAGCGAGGCTTTCGCTTCAAGTTTGACCTGGCCAAGGCCGAGAAGAAGCTGAAGCTCATTCAACTGCTGCCCCATACAAAGGGCGAGTGGGCATTCAAGCGACAGCTCATTACCCTTGAGGGGTGGCAGTTGTTTGGCCTGGCAGTGACGTTCGGATGGGTCAAGAAAAAGGGGGGCCACCGAAGGTTCCGCGAAAGCTATTGGGAAGTACCGCGTAAGAACGGCAAGTCTGTTGTTGCTGGCGGCGTAGGCATCAGCATGTTCGTGGCTGACGGTGAGTTTGGCGCCGAGGTTTACTCCGGTGCGACCACTGAGAAGCAAGCCTGGGAAGTTTTCCGACCGGCGAAGCTGATGGTCACCAAATCGCCAATGCTGGTGCAGGCTGCCGGCATTGAGGTGAACGCCTCGAACATGAACATCCCGTCGGACTTCAGCCGCTTCGAGCCGCTGATTGGCAACCCGGGCGACGGCGCCTCACCGAGTTGCGCCATTGTCGACGAATACCACGAGCACCCAACGTCGGCTCAGTACGACACCATGCTCACGGGCATGGGTGCCCGCCGCCAACCGCTGATGTTCATCATCACCACCGCCGGCGCCGACATCGAGGGGCCGTGCTACGACAAGCGGCGCCAGGTGATCGAGATGCTCGAAGGCACCGTGCCTGACGAGGAACTTTTCGGATGGATCTGGACGCTGGATGAAGGTGATGACTGGACTGATCCGAAGATGTTGGCCAAGGCTAACCCGAACCATGGGGTCTCAGTGTTCCAGGAGTACCTGGAGAGCCAGCAAGCCCGTGCAATTCGCTCGGCCCGATTCACCAACACCTTCAAGACAAAGCACCTCAACCTCTGGGTGAGCGCGAAGTCCGGCTTCTTCAACATGGAAAGCTGGAAGGCCTGCGAGGATACCTCGCTGACCTTGGAGCAGTTCGAGGGACAAGAATGGATCGCTGGCTTCGACCTGGCACGCAAGCTCGACATGAACTCGAGGGCCAGGCTGTTCTGGCGCGTTATCGATGGCAAGGTCCATTACTACAGCGTTGCGCCGAAGTTTTGGGTTCCGTACGACACCGCATTCGATACCGATAACAAGAGGATGTCCGAGCGGTTTCAGGCGTGGATTCACTCAAAGCATCTGGCTGTGACAGACGGTGCGGAGGTCGACTACCGCGAGATCCTTGAGGACACCAAGGAGGCGAATCATCTCGCCCCGATTCGCGAGTGCCCTATTGATCCGCACGGTGCGACAGGTCTCAGCCATGACCTTGATGACGAAGGTTTTGAGCCGGTCACCATCACGCAAAACTACACCAACATGTCCGATCCGATGAAGGAGTTGGAGGCCGCTATTGAGGCTGGCCGATTCCACCACGACGGCAATCCAATCATGACCTGGTGCATCGGAAACGTGATCGGCAAAAACTTGCCAGGCAACGACGATGTCGTGCGCCCGATCAAGCAGGGAGACGACAACAAAATCGACGGCGCGGTGGCGTTGATCATGACTATCGGTCGAGTTCTGGCAAACCTTCACCCCGATGACACCCTCTCTGACCACATCACTAAACACGGAATTCGAACCCTATGA
- a CDS encoding phage portal protein: protein MLRALLGRKGGTQIIDTPEKLAQALGAGYESNAGQRVTTTSAMQQLVVFNCVRVLAESMGMLPCRLLKQTGRVRLPATAHRLYPLITMAPNSYMTAQEFWEMLVACLCLRGNFFAYKVKALGNVVELLPLNPDIVTPKLKDDWTVEYTVNFKSGTKTLTQDEIWHVRLFTLDGLNGLNPIAYARQALGLGQAMDAHAAKLFTNGAVTSGVLRTEQQLTDEAFGRLKTEFQGEHMGVANAYKPMILEMGLDWKPISLNAQDTQFIESKKLTESQICGLFRVPPHLVASMEKMTLNNIEHMGMSFVNYSLVPIMTRIEHRIQVGLLNEKDRLTHYAKFNAGALMRGDLKGRYESYGKGIQWGILSPNDCRELEDENPREGGDIYLTPMNMTTNPEAADDADKTAP from the coding sequence ATGCTCCGCGCACTCCTTGGAAGGAAAGGCGGCACCCAGATCATTGATACGCCGGAGAAGCTGGCCCAGGCATTGGGCGCAGGCTACGAGAGCAATGCCGGCCAGCGCGTGACCACCACCAGCGCCATGCAACAATTGGTTGTATTCAACTGCGTGCGGGTGCTGGCCGAGTCGATGGGCATGCTGCCTTGCCGGCTGCTAAAGCAAACCGGTCGGGTCCGACTGCCGGCGACGGCTCACCGGCTCTATCCGCTGATTACCATGGCCCCCAACAGCTACATGACCGCCCAGGAGTTCTGGGAAATGCTGGTGGCGTGCCTGTGTCTTCGTGGCAACTTCTTCGCCTACAAGGTGAAGGCTTTGGGCAATGTGGTCGAGCTGCTACCGCTCAACCCGGACATCGTCACGCCTAAGCTCAAGGACGACTGGACAGTTGAGTACACCGTCAATTTCAAATCGGGTACGAAAACGCTAACCCAGGATGAAATATGGCATGTGCGGTTATTCACGCTGGACGGGCTCAACGGGCTAAACCCCATCGCATACGCTCGCCAGGCGCTGGGCCTGGGCCAGGCGATGGACGCCCACGCCGCCAAGCTTTTTACGAATGGCGCTGTGACTAGCGGTGTTTTGCGGACTGAGCAGCAGCTTACCGACGAAGCCTTTGGCCGGCTCAAGACGGAGTTTCAAGGCGAACACATGGGTGTGGCCAATGCCTACAAACCCATGATTCTGGAGATGGGCCTGGACTGGAAACCGATCAGCCTGAACGCCCAAGACACCCAGTTCATCGAATCCAAAAAGCTGACCGAGTCCCAGATATGCGGTTTGTTCCGTGTGCCGCCACACCTGGTGGCCAGTATGGAAAAGATGACGCTAAACAACATCGAACACATGGGCATGAGCTTTGTGAATTACTCACTGGTTCCGATCATGACCCGCATCGAGCACCGCATTCAGGTGGGCTTGCTCAACGAGAAAGACCGCCTGACTCACTATGCCAAGTTCAACGCGGGCGCCCTCATGCGAGGCGACCTGAAGGGGCGTTACGAGTCCTACGGAAAAGGTATTCAGTGGGGAATATTGAGCCCTAACGACTGCCGTGAACTGGAAGACGAAAACCCCCGCGAAGGCGGCGACATCTACCTCACCCCAATGAACATGACCACCAATCCAGAGGCTGCCGACGATGCAGACAAAACAGCGCCTTGA
- a CDS encoding HK97 family phage prohead protease, translated as MQTKQRLDVPLTIKSVSDSGEFEGYGSVFGVVDSYSDVVVRGAFAASLARWKEKGRLPAMLWQHQMSEPIGVYTEMREDDVGLYVKGRLLVEADPLAKRAHGHMKAGSLTGLSIGYMLEDGGYDYDKEKGIWLLKAIDLWEVSPVTFPANDEARITDVKSLLARGETPPPSKVERALREVGFSGSQAKAFMAKGYGAVSPREADADEAMQSLKSLLTRI; from the coding sequence ATGCAGACAAAACAGCGCCTTGACGTGCCGCTGACCATTAAGTCGGTCAGCGACAGCGGCGAGTTCGAAGGCTACGGCTCAGTGTTCGGCGTCGTGGACAGCTACAGCGATGTAGTTGTCCGTGGTGCATTTGCGGCAAGCCTCGCCAGGTGGAAGGAAAAAGGGCGCCTCCCGGCAATGCTCTGGCAGCACCAAATGAGCGAGCCGATCGGCGTTTACACCGAGATGCGCGAGGACGACGTTGGACTGTACGTAAAGGGTCGCCTCCTGGTTGAGGCGGATCCGCTCGCCAAGCGTGCGCACGGACACATGAAAGCAGGAAGTCTCACCGGGCTGTCCATCGGCTACATGCTTGAGGACGGCGGTTACGACTACGACAAAGAAAAGGGAATCTGGCTGCTGAAGGCAATCGACCTGTGGGAAGTATCCCCGGTCACCTTCCCGGCCAACGACGAGGCCCGGATCACTGATGTGAAATCTCTGCTGGCCCGCGGCGAAACACCGCCGCCCAGCAAAGTGGAGCGAGCCCTTCGAGAGGTTGGGTTTTCTGGCTCCCAAGCCAAGGCCTTTATGGCCAAGGGCTACGGCGCAGTTTCACCGCGAGAGGCGGATGCCGACGAAGCAATGCAATCACTCAAATCACTGTTGACCCGCATTTAA
- a CDS encoding phage major capsid protein, translating to MAVEKKDIDDVAEALGKKFDEFKKTNDKRIDGLEEEKGKLSGQVDTLNEKLSDLDVLKSNLEKELLSLKRPDGTGTKAASEHKTAFMQFVRKGIETGLGELQAKALQVGVDADGGFAVPEELDRSIIELLRDTSPMRQVCNQITVGSPDYKRLVNLGGNGAGWVGETDARPATNTPKLGNISAFMGELYANPQATQTSLDDIFFDAEGWLNGEVARDFAEKEGNAFLKGDGVNKPKGLLAYGLDVKDDDARAFGVLQKLLSGTAGAITGDSLINLIHALKAGYRANGTWMMGNLTVAYVRKLKDSEGNYLWRPGLEAGAPSVLLGYGITENEDMPDVAADANAIAFGDFKRAYTVVDRIGTRVLRDPYTNKPFVGFYTTKRVGGMLVDSQAVKILTLSAAA from the coding sequence ATGGCTGTTGAAAAGAAAGATATCGATGACGTCGCCGAAGCCCTGGGCAAGAAGTTCGACGAATTTAAAAAGACCAATGACAAGCGCATTGATGGCCTGGAAGAAGAAAAGGGCAAGCTGTCCGGCCAGGTCGATACGCTCAACGAAAAGCTGAGTGATCTGGATGTGTTGAAGAGCAACTTGGAAAAAGAGTTGCTGTCCCTCAAGCGTCCTGACGGTACCGGCACCAAGGCCGCCAGTGAGCATAAGACCGCATTCATGCAGTTCGTGCGCAAGGGTATCGAGACTGGTCTGGGCGAGCTGCAGGCCAAGGCATTGCAGGTCGGCGTTGATGCAGATGGCGGCTTCGCAGTGCCCGAAGAGCTTGACCGCAGCATCATCGAACTGCTGCGCGACACCTCGCCTATGCGCCAGGTCTGCAACCAGATCACCGTTGGCAGTCCGGACTACAAGCGTCTGGTGAACCTCGGCGGTAACGGCGCGGGCTGGGTGGGTGAAACCGATGCTCGTCCGGCAACCAACACTCCAAAACTGGGCAACATCTCTGCGTTTATGGGGGAACTGTACGCCAACCCACAAGCCACTCAGACCAGCCTTGACGACATCTTCTTCGATGCCGAGGGCTGGTTGAATGGCGAGGTTGCTCGCGACTTCGCTGAGAAGGAAGGCAATGCTTTCCTGAAAGGCGATGGCGTCAACAAGCCGAAAGGTCTGCTGGCTTATGGTCTGGACGTGAAAGACGACGACGCTCGCGCCTTCGGCGTCCTGCAAAAGCTCTTGAGCGGCACCGCCGGTGCGATTACTGGTGACAGCCTGATCAACCTGATTCACGCCCTCAAGGCTGGCTATCGCGCCAATGGCACCTGGATGATGGGCAACCTGACTGTTGCCTACGTCCGCAAGCTGAAGGACAGCGAGGGCAACTACCTGTGGCGCCCTGGCCTGGAAGCGGGCGCACCTTCGGTCCTGCTGGGGTACGGCATCACCGAAAACGAAGACATGCCGGATGTCGCCGCCGATGCCAATGCCATTGCATTCGGTGACTTCAAGCGCGCCTACACCGTGGTGGACCGTATCGGCACCCGCGTGCTGCGCGACCCCTACACCAACAAGCCATTCGTTGGCTTCTACACCACCAAGCGCGTCGGCGGCATGCTGGTCGACTCCCAGGCCGTGAAGATTCTCACCCTGAGCGCCGCTGCCTAA
- a CDS encoding head-tail connector protein, with protein MIDLPIVKAHLRVDHDDENALIQGYTDAALSAFETWTNRTLVDPATALPDPVGNALLMTKGIQQGALLLIGHWYSSRETVVVGTITAELPMATNALWKPHRWVNV; from the coding sequence TTGATTGATCTCCCCATCGTCAAGGCTCACTTACGGGTCGACCATGACGACGAGAATGCGCTGATTCAGGGCTACACGGATGCAGCCCTCAGCGCGTTTGAGACCTGGACCAATCGCACGCTCGTCGACCCTGCAACGGCCTTGCCTGACCCGGTCGGTAATGCGCTGTTGATGACCAAGGGCATCCAGCAAGGAGCGCTGTTGCTGATCGGACACTGGTATAGCAGCCGCGAGACTGTGGTGGTCGGAACGATTACTGCGGAACTGCCAATGGCAACCAATGCTCTGTGGAAGCCTCACCGCTGGGTGAATGTATGA
- a CDS encoding head-tail adaptor protein, with the protein MRAGPLRHRGTMLKPVLTKNQTGGFDIAWVEVGKLWSEITLPTGRVSPVAEQLKAVVTAEVRMHPRPDAVSGNRLVYQANGVTTTYLIEAALPNNERDMLRLLCSNVPNP; encoded by the coding sequence ATGAGAGCCGGACCGCTGCGCCACCGGGGTACGATGCTCAAGCCAGTGCTCACCAAGAACCAAACAGGCGGCTTTGATATCGCCTGGGTCGAAGTGGGCAAACTCTGGTCGGAGATTACATTGCCGACGGGGCGAGTATCACCCGTAGCCGAGCAACTGAAAGCGGTTGTAACAGCAGAGGTTCGCATGCATCCCCGCCCTGATGCGGTCTCAGGCAATCGCCTGGTCTACCAGGCGAATGGAGTCACCACCACCTACCTGATCGAAGCCGCTCTGCCGAACAACGAGCGCGACATGCTTCGGCTTCTTTGTTCGAACGTACCCAATCCGTAG
- a CDS encoding HK97-gp10 family putative phage morphogenesis protein produces MAARRSRMSGDFKLRRTLRTLHQSMDNELAPVMRDSAERILSTMKNLIPKDTGAAAAALTVFVSQSGLDAQIGIRGKKNKQRFFYLRFVEYGTKGYTGNKRAGGRTRRPTNKADGTNFFGKYPDIPARPAHPWLRPAKDVNREYVVANIKAAIGRTLSKASKGLTNG; encoded by the coding sequence ATGGCCGCCCGCCGCTCGCGCATGTCCGGCGATTTCAAGCTTCGCCGCACGCTACGCACACTCCATCAGTCCATGGATAACGAGCTGGCACCGGTGATGCGCGACAGTGCCGAGCGCATTCTTTCGACGATGAAAAACCTGATCCCGAAAGACACTGGCGCCGCTGCTGCCGCCCTGACGGTGTTTGTTTCGCAAAGCGGCCTGGACGCCCAGATCGGTATCCGTGGCAAGAAAAACAAGCAACGGTTCTTCTACCTTCGGTTCGTCGAGTACGGGACCAAGGGCTACACCGGCAACAAGCGCGCCGGTGGCCGAACTCGTCGCCCGACAAACAAGGCCGATGGCACCAACTTCTTCGGCAAGTACCCGGACATCCCCGCGCGCCCCGCGCATCCATGGCTTCGCCCAGCGAAGGACGTTAACCGGGAGTATGTGGTGGCCAACATCAAGGCGGCCATCGGTCGAACGCTGAGCAAGGCGAGCAAGGGGCTTACCAATGGCTGA
- a CDS encoding DUF3168 domain-containing protein, whose protein sequence is MADPSVALQEALFARLAAEVSCPTYDGAPMDSPMPYVSIDREISTNISPIAGRKREQRMIYLSVWSDAHGQAEVKRIIGEVVAALDERRLPLTVGRAVSVRVDQADAQRDADGVTYQGSITVRIITTH, encoded by the coding sequence ATGGCTGATCCGTCTGTTGCGCTGCAGGAGGCGCTGTTCGCCAGGCTTGCGGCCGAGGTTTCATGCCCGACCTACGATGGCGCGCCCATGGATTCGCCGATGCCCTACGTTTCCATTGACCGCGAGATATCCACCAACATTTCGCCTATCGCTGGCAGGAAGCGCGAACAGCGCATGATTTACCTGTCGGTCTGGTCGGATGCCCATGGACAAGCCGAGGTGAAGCGCATAATCGGCGAGGTTGTCGCGGCTCTGGATGAGCGCCGGTTGCCGTTGACTGTTGGCCGCGCTGTCTCGGTCCGGGTCGATCAGGCTGACGCCCAGCGCGATGCTGATGGCGTCACGTACCAGGGGTCGATTACGGTCCGCATCATCACCACCCACTAA